From Arachis hypogaea cultivar Tifrunner chromosome 3, arahy.Tifrunner.gnm2.J5K5, whole genome shotgun sequence:
aaagattttaactgTAAGTTAAATTTATTGATCGTgagattaaacttatatttatttgaaaaaagatacttttgaaaaaaaatatatattattttccataaaatatgtttaaatccatacattattattttccataaaaatatatattattttccataaaatatGTTTAAATCCATACCATGTCTTTCATCATTTTTGTCTCAGTATTCAAGCACTATACATGTACTCCTATGTACTCCCGTATCTATGTTTTGATCGATATGTATACCAAAAACAAACGCCGCCATATGTGTACTCctgtgtactttatttttttttaataatataaaaaaaattgataataaaaatgtattaggtataaggtatatatatttttaattagttaaaaaaattatttatttggtatTTCCAGGTATATATTGAAAGATGCAAGAAGTCCAAAGAGAAGCAAGATCGAAgagaaaattgatattaaaagacaaagaaaatacaaagcGGACCACAATTCAAGGTAGACTTCAtacaaaaaataactaacatgtcatgagtattttggacgaatgaaagcccataaaatacaatattttctatatattatttagctattgacaagtaataaattattaatttacattgtttttgtaatatgttactaaatttgtttatgaaaaaattacaggAAATTCGAGTGATGGTTCCAATGATGTGCATTTTCAATCGGTGTTGTCGAACATTACAAATGGACTCAATACAGGTTaatttttggatgattttttttggaACTTACTTATGTGAATGTACATGtactttatgtattttgattttcctactatttattcaattataaactttaacaAAAAATATGTTCAAAAAACTAATATCTCGAGTTATCTTATTAGATAATAACCCAACACCATATCGATCAAGGTCTCCAACTACTAATCTACACTCTGTAGGTGAAAAGGAACGATGTTCCAATATTAGTGATATTAGTAATTCAGGTATCACATGCGAAGCATATGATAGCCCATGTCATCAGACAAGTCAACAACAGcttcaacaaacatcaaacaatATCGATCAGTTGCAAAGCCAGCGTATGTTAATATATGCTTTTATTACTTAAAGACCAAACATTTAACTTTTCAATTGGTCTCTTGAAAACAATCTTTGAtatatgctaaataattattatagattcatTGGAGTACTCAAATCGAATTAGATTGCAAAGGGATGCAAGACTGAATAGAAAGACTATGTTACTTCAAAAGAGACATGGTAAGATAAGCATGATAGATTGTAATTATCATAAAGCTAAAATTCTACTTCTTTTATCTTTAATACTActttcataatatatattcataactcagctgattcaaacatttaatatatattcatttttctttttttataatataaagtgCTTGATTTACTATCTCTAATGAGTACAGGAGCAAGTACATCTAATTCAAATTTAGATActaaagaattagaagaagtgtgCATAGCTGAAAAAGGAAGACACCTGAGACAAAGAAAAACATTCTTGAAGGAATTGGctataaatctttcaaaaatttttgaagaagttGAGGATATTACTGAAAACACGATTATATTAGATGATTCTGTGCAAATTGAATACCCAGCCATATTCGATGTTGCTGAGAATACAGGTAATCTAAGAAGTAGCAATATCAGCagtttattatttactattgttatgctttttataaacaaaaaattatcgtttagtgttcaagtttttaaaattcaaactaagatatggttatatattatgatttttgtatttgaacattgATATATTGTAATTCTTATTGTTTGATTAGTGTGCATATAAAACTTAAACCTTGAGGCTGGcacaaaaaaattgtattatatgatctcatctttttaatctataaatTGCAGTATTCggtaatcttttataaatattatttttatacctaacatggtgaaagaaagatatatttttatataaagtatttttttcagATATAACTGAAACATAATTTATTATCTTGGTGATTATTAGATGTGATAGATATTGGTGACCCAGAATTTTTTTGTCGGCATTGCGACGCCATGATGTGGTATGAGGAGAGATCAGAAAAGTCTAAAACAGGATCCAATATTGAGTTCTCAATATGTTGTATGCGAGGGATGGTACAATTGCCGTTTTTGCAACGTCCACCTCAGCTCTTGCAAGGTTTATTATCTGGAGCAGACCAGAGAAGCAAACACTTTAAGGATAATATAAGAACTTATAATAGCATGTTTTGCTTCACGTCCCTCGGAGGTAAAATAGAGACCTCTATCAATGATGGGACAGGTCCTCCCCAGTTCATTGTGAGTGGACAAAACTACCACAGAATTGGAAGCTTGGTACCAATTGAGGGACAAAGACCAAAATTTGCGCAGTTATATATTTATGATACAGAAAATGAGGTCTCAAACAGGATAGAGATTTTCAGGTTTGTATCATGCATTCCAAactgattaaaaaattatttaggtagTTCGTACTTTGATTTTGGTTAATTATgaatactaatatttttcaatTGATGTTTTATACAGTTCaagaacaaacaacaacaacattgaCCAGTCCTTAGTTCTAGATCTCAAGGACATGATCGATCAACATAATGTTCTTGCTCACACATTTAGGATAGTGAGAAACTACCTGAATCAAGGAGATATCGCAAATATAAGACTACGGTTGTACCGAAAAAGATCAAAGGATGCAAGAGTCTACAATTTACCATCTTCTAACGAGGTCGCAGCTCTAATTGTAGGAGATTTTGATTCTGGAGATGCAGGGCGTGATATTATAGTTCAATTAAAGTCTGGACATCTGCAAAGGATTCATGAGACACACACCGCATTTATTCCTCTTCAGTACCCTATGATGTTTCCTTACGGTGAAGATGGCTACCAAGAAGACATTCCTTTGCGAGAATCTCATAGGGCtgatgaaaatagaaagagacagCGTGTGAGTTTAAGGGAGTTCATAGCATTTAGAATACAAGAGAGAAAGGTCGAGTATGCAACCATTGTCAATGGTGGAAGATTATTTCAGCAGTTCTTGGTTGATTGCTTTTCTATGATTGAAGCACAAAGGTTGACCTACTACCGAAACAACCAAACCAAGGTGAGGAGTGATATATACAAAGGGATTCAAGATGCAGTTGTTAGGGGTGAGACACGTGCTTCTAAAGCAGGTAAGCGTATCATCCTACCTGCGTCCTTCACTAGTGGCATGAGATACATGTTTAATAATTGTCAAGATGCTATGGCAATTTGTAAGAAATATGGATATCCAGACCTCTTCATCACAATGACATGTAACTCAAGTTGGCAAGAGATTGGCAGGGTTAACAATCCAAGGAACTTAAAGGTTGAAGACCGGCCGGATATATCGTGTAGAGTATTCAAAATTAAGCTTGACATGATAATCTCGGATCTTAAGCAAGGAATTCCATTTGGAGTGCTAGATGCAGGTATTGCTCATCATCCGACCttatttttagagaaatattCATTTagattgttataaaataaatggcaaaatattttcttacttaacgtattgttgattttttattatcacCCTTAATTTATCAAAGCACATACATAAAATAGATAGTTTAAATATAacatataactttttttttgtctttttggtaTAAGGGATGTATACGGTGGAATTCCAAAAAAGAGGTCTACCACATGCTCACATTCTTTTGTGGTTAAGTGGAGACCATAAGATAACAACGACAACTCAAATTGATCAATTAATATCTTCAGAGTTGCCAGATCCTGCTCAGCATCCAAAATTGTTTAGAGCTGTATCTACATATATGATTCATGGACCATGTGGTAGAGCATTCTCAAAATCTCCCTGCATGAAAGATGGGTACTGCACCAAATATTATCCCAAGACATTCAGTAAAACCACAGTTATCGATGATAGTGGATACCCATCATATAGAAGACGAGACACAGGGGTGGTTACTGAGAAGAAGGGAGTCCATATGGATAATAGGAATGTGGTTCCATACAATGCATATCTACTGATGTCTTATCAAGCGCATGTTAAtgtagagtactgcaacaagtcgAATGCTATCAAATATTTGTTCAAGTATGTGAATAAAGGTCCAGACAGGGTAGCAGTTGGAGTTACAAAGGAAGCTTCCAGTGGAGAGGATGCTCAGGTTATTGAtgagatcaaacaattctatGATTGCAGATATTTGTCTGCATGTGAGGCTGTGTGGAGAACCTTAGCGTATGATATTCATCAAAGGTGGCCTTCAGTGATGAGATTAACCTTTCATTTGCCTGGAGagcaaaatatcatctttaaagatgatgACGATCTTGAAGAAAtcgtggaagaagaggaaggaaaatgtacaatgttcttagcatggatggaggccaataaaaaatttgaagcaGGTCAAACTTTGACGTATGCTGAGtttccaaatcaatttgtttatgatagagaATCAAGGGTGTGGCATCCACGCAAAAGAGGATATTCTATCGGGAGGTTAAATTATGTTCCACCGGGTACAGgtgatatttattatatgagaattttgttagCTGTTCAGAGAGGTTGCACAACATATGAGTCTATTAGGACAGTTAATGGAATTACATATTCTAGCTTCCAAGATGCTTGCTATTCCATGGGACTACTGTGCGATGATAGGGAATTCATTGCAGCTATTAATGAGGTAGCTGAACTTGCATCtggtcatcaattgagaaaaTTATTTGCGATGCTACTGATATCTAATAGCATTAGCAACCCAGAGCGTGTTTGGAATGCAACTTGGACATTATTGGCTAATGGAATACTATATGAGAGGAGAAAAGCTTTGAAAAACCAAggtattttactatgtctttttttatatatcaagattgtattctcttattatctttatttttattaagaatattaataattttattttagaattatttattaaatatttcataaaaccACTATGTGCTTTTTCTAGGACTAAGCATGACTGATGACGAATTGAAAAATCTCTGCcttattgagattgagaagataCTCACCAGCAATGCGAGATCTTTAAGAGACTATCAATCAATGCCATATCCTGAGATGTCTCATGTTCGCCTTTTTCAGAATAAGCTAATAGAGGAGGAGTTAGCATATGACACAAATGAGTTGACTCATACAAACTTATATACAGAACAAAAGATGACTCATGAGCAAAGGTTAGTATTTGATGAGATACTCAATGCTGTTGTTACAGACTCTGGTGGTTTTTACTTCGTTTATGGGCATGGTGGGTGTGGTAAGACATTTATTTGGAATGGACTTTCTTCTGCTATTCGGTCTAgaggaaaaattatt
This genomic window contains:
- the LOC112772765 gene encoding uncharacterized protein produces the protein MASSSVTMTASFLGSSALSNRSPVATPRRVVVASAAKTVEGEKMVKVSYEDKEGSNNNGRRNMMFAAAAAAVCSVAGVAVADEPKRGTPEAKKAYAPICVTMPTARISVHERITAPYFWCLWDVDYIGGLLPTSKVLSIIEGEKVEDVKNLLLEFSNEVADSDESEVLKNAITLTKRLSLESEDSNVQGDISTCKKIKLENLDAHGGKIHASVKKAFVSRFVNLLEEGISYQIRYFGVGLNKGYFKTTHHEYVVNLNQRTDVHRLPESSSIPRYGFKFVSFDTLNALGYDCTYLVDVVGYLAGIGNEKTLEKDGKSTKYTVIELEIDDGKIMECALFGNYAHELNAFLGSGNKDGAVVVLQFVRVKLFNEKIVLQNSMYGTKMFFNLEDTTVIQFKNSFVRFEESRGNIGGIPNEAAFLKIYQGKTIEQLKEFETNSICIVLATISHIMDTPDWWYGQCECNRSTYAFTKTFKCSSCGRLLLSITPRYRIKLGVIDDSDCACFVVFDKEAKQVLGKSCNLLLEFSNEVAANDESELLENAITPTKRLCSESEESKVEGNSSDGSNDVHFQSVLSNITNGLNTGEKERCSNISDISNSGITCEAYDSPCHQTSQQQLQQTSNNIDQLQSQHSLEYSNRIRLQRDARLNRKTMLLQKRHGASTSNSNLDTKELEEVCIAEKGRHLRQRKTFLKELAINLSKIFEEVEDITENTIILDDSVQIEYPAIFDVAENTVFDVIDIGDPEFFCRHCDAMMWYEERSEKSKTGSNIEFSICCMRGMVQLPFLQRPPQLLQGLLSGADQRSKHFKDNIRTYNSMFCFTSLGGKIETSINDGTGPPQFIVSGQNYHRIGSLVPIEGQRPKFAQLYIYDTENEVSNRIEIFSSRTNNNNIDQSLVLDLKDMIDQHNVLAHTFRIVRNYLNQGDIANIRLRLYRKRSKDARVYNLPSSNEVAALIVGDFDSGDAGRDIIVQLKSGHLQRIHETHTAFIPLQYPMMFPYGEDGYQEDIPLRESHRADENRKRQRVSLREFIAFRIQERKVEYATIVNGGRLFQQFLVDCFSMIEAQRLTYYRNNQTKVRSDIYKGIQDAVVRGETRASKAGKRIILPASFTSGMRYMFNNCQDAMAICKKYGYPDLFITMTCNSSWQEIGRVNNPRNLKVEDRPDISCRVFKIKLDMIISDLKQGIPFGVLDAGMYTVEFQKRGLPHAHILLWLSGDHKITTTTQIDQLISSELPDPAQHPKLFRAVSTYMIHGPCGRAFSKSPCMKDGYCTKYYPKTFSKTTVIDDSGYPSYRRRDTGVVTEKKGVHMDNRNVVPYNAYLLMSYQAHVNVEYCNKSNAIKYLFKYVNKGPDRVAVGVTKEASSGEDAQVIDEIKQFYDCRYLSACEAVWRTLAYDIHQRWPSVMRLTFHLPGEQNIIFKDDDDLEEIVEEEEGKCDIYYMRILLAVQRGCTTYESIRTVNGITYSSFQDACYSMGLLCDDREFIAAINEVAELASGHQLRKLFAMLLISNSISNPERVWNATWTLLANGILYERRKALKNQGLSMTDDELKNLCLIEIEKILTSNARSLRDYQSMPYPEMSHVRLFQNKLIEEELAYDTNELTHTNLYTEQKMTHEQRLVFDEILNAVVTDSGGFYFVYGHGGCGKTFIWNGLSSAIRSRGKIILNVASSGIASLLLSGGRTAHSRFSIPITITDESTCNIKHGSLKAELLIQKLPENSERTFFTAETIIDLGELEGSADIAVDECTNDIVVNRGWTTLGGVH